In Actinoplanes derwentensis, the following proteins share a genomic window:
- a CDS encoding DUF397 domain-containing protein — protein sequence MEAKGLRVDLNRAQWFKSTRSGPNCDNCVEVAFVGEAIAVRDSKNPAGAALIFTAAEWDAFVGGAKDGEFDL from the coding sequence ATCGAGGCGAAGGGCCTCCGGGTCGACCTGAACCGGGCCCAGTGGTTCAAGAGCACGCGCAGTGGCCCCAACTGCGACAACTGTGTCGAGGTGGCGTTTGTCGGGGAGGCGATCGCGGTACGGGACTCGAAGAACCCCGCCGGCGCGGCGCTGATCTTCACAGCCGCCGAATGGGACGCGTTCGTGGGTGGTGCCAAGGACGGCGAGTTCGACCTCTGA
- a CDS encoding helix-turn-helix domain-containing protein: MNRRRSPTLRRRRLGVELRRHREAAGVTIDVVAERLGCSPSKISRIETGHTSASPVDVSDMLAIYGVNPDIAGELVEISRDARQKGWWHPFSTVLNSTYVGFEAEARSIQAYEQQVIPGLLQSEEYALALIGSARWDDTDQRIAHRVRVRMQRQSLLIQDDPIDLWVVLDEAVVSRPVGGDAIMRDQLRHLVEAARLPNVTLQILPFEVGAHAAMDGTFTILDFPDIDPAVVFTENAAGGLFLEKDDELRKYREVFDIIRAAALDPEDSIEMIEMLVEEPLWKSRRRASGST, encoded by the coding sequence GTGAATCGACGCCGCAGCCCCACCCTCCGTCGACGCCGCCTCGGTGTGGAACTGCGCAGACATCGTGAGGCGGCCGGCGTGACCATCGACGTGGTGGCGGAACGACTTGGTTGTTCGCCATCGAAGATATCCCGCATCGAAACCGGACATACCAGTGCCAGCCCTGTTGACGTAAGTGACATGTTGGCCATTTATGGTGTGAATCCTGACATAGCGGGCGAACTAGTAGAAATATCGCGAGACGCCCGTCAGAAAGGCTGGTGGCATCCGTTCTCCACCGTCCTGAACAGCACTTATGTCGGCTTCGAAGCTGAAGCTAGATCAATTCAGGCGTACGAACAGCAAGTGATTCCCGGTCTGTTGCAGAGTGAGGAATACGCCCTGGCTCTCATTGGATCCGCCCGATGGGATGACACCGATCAGAGAATCGCGCATCGGGTCCGCGTCCGCATGCAACGCCAGTCGTTGTTGATTCAGGACGATCCAATAGATCTTTGGGTGGTGCTCGATGAAGCGGTGGTGAGTCGCCCCGTCGGCGGTGACGCGATCATGCGTGACCAGCTTCGACATCTGGTCGAGGCCGCGCGGTTGCCGAATGTGACTCTCCAGATCCTGCCGTTCGAGGTCGGCGCACACGCCGCCATGGACGGCACGTTCACGATTCTCGACTTCCCGGACATAGATCCCGCCGTGGTCTTCACCGAGAACGCGGCTGGCGGTCTCTTCCTGGAGAAGGACGACGAACTCCGCAAGTACCGCGAGGTCTTCGACATCATCCGGGCTGCCGCCCTTGATCCGGAGGATTCCATCGAGATGATCGAGATGCTGGTAGAGGAGCCATTGTGGAAATCGAGGCGAAGGGCCTCCGGGTCGACCTGA
- a CDS encoding Stk1 family PASTA domain-containing Ser/Thr kinase translates to MPEERDPERPDAVDESPEPGGHPGPDAADRDVWTGRAGVRPYGAVRRDPYEEESGWADPAAVEPAGRWWAPIAVGTVAVVLLSLLGFGVAVIVQSAGEDTEPPTATPTAVRITTGRADPGNTTPPAQQVETPATPATTDPADAEVTVPALRGMPLADAQAALSRTGLGWRVIRRESDAEPDTVIACDPEEGQQVPSDTRITLIVAAAQDGSSPSVVPSASSPG, encoded by the coding sequence ATGCCCGAGGAGCGCGATCCGGAGCGGCCGGACGCTGTGGACGAAAGCCCTGAACCGGGTGGTCACCCGGGGCCTGACGCCGCGGATCGGGACGTGTGGACCGGCCGGGCCGGGGTCCGGCCGTACGGCGCTGTCCGTCGCGATCCCTACGAGGAGGAGAGCGGCTGGGCCGATCCGGCCGCGGTCGAGCCGGCTGGTCGTTGGTGGGCGCCGATCGCTGTCGGCACGGTCGCGGTGGTGCTGCTGAGTCTGCTCGGGTTCGGTGTCGCGGTGATCGTGCAGAGTGCCGGTGAGGACACCGAACCACCCACGGCCACACCGACCGCTGTCCGCATCACGACAGGGCGAGCCGATCCCGGGAACACCACCCCGCCGGCTCAGCAGGTCGAGACACCGGCCACCCCGGCGACGACCGATCCGGCCGATGCTGAGGTGACCGTGCCCGCATTACGTGGGATGCCCCTCGCGGACGCGCAGGCGGCTCTGTCGCGTACCGGTCTGGGGTGGCGGGTGATCCGCCGGGAGAGCGATGCCGAACCGGACACGGTGATCGCCTGCGACCCGGAGGAGGGCCAGCAAGTGCCGTCGGACACTCGCATCACCCTCATCGTGGCCGCCGCGCAGGACGGCTCTTCGCCGTCGGTCGTGCCGTCTGCCAGCAGTCCCGGCTGA
- a CDS encoding Hansenula MRAKII killer toxin-resistant protein 1 has protein sequence MADKGLTTQATTAAGIAAGTGAAQLGLGYGLGVIAWPVTAAETDGTWLGSLGWAAWITASATVLGAVVAGRMRAERPGRWRVLWRFVLSLASALGGLVSLILVALPARSAVRADTLSPQLVAGGYALAGLIAGLMVAFWAVSSGPVAANLIGTALWLWALAIAGVVAELASGRDFATYLTSWQFAESVNPVQYGGIYWPSAVLTLAAAFVIGMVAAGPAALRNDVGLGTAISGSVGPLLVAFSFLALAPQLTETLGPLQSAYLIAPYAVLAGLGGSALTVALAKSRPVREPARALPAPPKATSRASAPEKPPAAAPAKPQATVQGKPPATAQVPPQGKLPAAAPVPSVPKPMNSPPVAPKPVSPPPTAPKPVSSGPRPAPAAPKAPVKRKNGNGEPAPRSTITPPPAKPTVARINQDDPKK, from the coding sequence ATGGCCGATAAGGGCTTGACTACACAGGCCACCACCGCCGCTGGAATCGCAGCCGGGACTGGCGCAGCGCAGCTGGGTCTGGGCTACGGGCTCGGCGTGATCGCCTGGCCGGTGACCGCGGCCGAGACGGACGGCACCTGGCTGGGCAGCCTCGGCTGGGCCGCCTGGATCACCGCGAGCGCGACCGTGCTCGGCGCGGTCGTCGCCGGGCGGATGCGCGCCGAACGACCCGGTCGCTGGCGAGTGCTGTGGCGATTCGTGCTCTCCCTGGCTTCGGCTCTGGGCGGGCTGGTGTCGCTGATCCTGGTCGCGTTGCCGGCCCGGTCGGCGGTGCGTGCCGACACTCTCTCCCCGCAACTCGTGGCCGGGGGCTACGCACTGGCGGGTCTGATCGCCGGTCTGATGGTCGCGTTCTGGGCGGTGTCGTCCGGGCCGGTCGCGGCCAACCTGATCGGGACCGCGCTCTGGTTGTGGGCGCTGGCCATCGCCGGCGTGGTCGCCGAGCTGGCCAGTGGCCGGGACTTCGCCACCTATCTGACGAGCTGGCAGTTCGCCGAGTCGGTGAACCCGGTGCAGTACGGCGGGATCTACTGGCCCAGTGCGGTGCTGACCCTGGCGGCCGCGTTTGTCATCGGCATGGTCGCGGCCGGGCCGGCGGCACTGCGCAACGACGTGGGCCTGGGTACGGCGATCTCCGGATCGGTCGGGCCGCTGCTGGTGGCGTTCTCGTTCCTGGCGCTGGCTCCACAGTTGACCGAGACGCTGGGCCCGCTCCAATCGGCGTACCTGATCGCGCCGTACGCGGTTCTCGCCGGCCTGGGCGGCTCCGCGCTGACCGTGGCCCTCGCGAAGAGCCGTCCGGTGCGCGAACCGGCAAGAGCGCTGCCCGCGCCCCCGAAGGCGACGAGCCGAGCAAGCGCTCCGGAAAAGCCACCGGCAGCCGCCCCGGCAAAGCCGCAGGCCACCGTCCAGGGCAAACCACCGGCCACCGCCCAGGTCCCCCCTCAGGGAAAACTGCCGGCAGCCGCCCCGGTGCCGTCCGTGCCGAAACCGATGAACTCACCGCCGGTCGCACCCAAACCGGTGAGCCCGCCGCCGACCGCGCCCAAACCGGTGTCGTCCGGTCCGAGGCCGGCGCCGGCCGCACCAAAGGCTCCGGTGAAGCGCAAGAACGGCAACGGCGAGCCCGCCCCTAGGTCGACGATCACCCCGCCACCGGCGAAACCGACGGTGGCCCGAATCAACCAGGACGATCCGAAGAAGTAG
- a CDS encoding glutamate--cysteine ligase family protein: MGKELVTAVFTPHDRVQFRERVRRCLDVLSEMLRSEPFETADPSAGLEIEINLVDAEGGPVMRNIEILADLGDPRFQPELGRFNIELNVPPRRLAGTGLGDFEDEILDCLRAAAECAHKDESRLAMIGMLPTLTPEHLVLDSLTDNERFRALDAEIVGARGDDFRIDIQGTERLVISSDTIAPEGACTSAQFHLQVAPDDFARYWNASQAIAGVQLALGANAPFLYGRQLWAETRIPFFEQATDARPAEFSAQGVRPRVWFGDRWIDSILDLYEENLRYFPPLLPELSDEDPVAVREAGGIPRLSELRLHNGTVYRWNRPVYDVAGGRPHLRVENRVLPSGPTVADTLANAAFYFGLIGRLADEPRLWHDLEFADAEANFRAGAREGIEARLTWPGRAATPATELVREVLLPLAHAGLDRFGVHPAQRDRLLGIIEDRCRTRRNGATWQTAAVRAAEGRGRDRAAALREMTQRYVELQRTNEPVHTWPVF, encoded by the coding sequence ATGGGCAAAGAGTTGGTGACCGCCGTCTTCACACCGCACGACCGGGTCCAGTTCCGGGAGAGGGTGCGCCGCTGCCTCGACGTGCTGTCCGAGATGTTGAGGTCCGAGCCGTTCGAAACCGCTGACCCGAGCGCCGGCTTGGAGATCGAGATCAACCTGGTCGACGCCGAGGGCGGACCGGTCATGCGCAACATCGAGATCCTCGCCGACCTCGGTGACCCCCGGTTCCAGCCCGAACTGGGCCGGTTCAACATCGAACTCAACGTGCCACCCCGCCGGCTCGCCGGAACCGGGCTCGGCGACTTCGAGGACGAGATCCTGGACTGCCTGCGTGCCGCCGCCGAATGCGCGCACAAGGACGAGAGCCGGCTCGCGATGATCGGGATGCTGCCCACCCTCACCCCCGAACACCTGGTGCTGGACAGCCTCACCGACAACGAACGGTTCCGGGCCCTGGACGCCGAGATCGTGGGCGCTCGCGGCGACGACTTCCGGATCGACATCCAGGGCACCGAGCGACTGGTGATCAGCAGCGACACCATCGCCCCCGAAGGCGCCTGCACGAGTGCGCAATTTCACCTCCAGGTCGCGCCGGACGACTTCGCGCGCTACTGGAACGCCTCCCAGGCCATCGCCGGGGTGCAGCTCGCCCTCGGTGCGAACGCCCCGTTCCTCTATGGGCGGCAGCTCTGGGCGGAGACCCGGATCCCGTTCTTCGAACAGGCCACCGACGCCCGGCCGGCCGAGTTCAGCGCCCAGGGCGTGCGCCCCCGGGTCTGGTTCGGGGATCGCTGGATCGACTCGATCCTCGACCTGTACGAGGAGAACCTCCGTTACTTCCCGCCGCTGCTGCCGGAACTCAGCGACGAAGACCCGGTTGCCGTTCGCGAAGCCGGAGGAATCCCCCGGTTGTCCGAGTTGAGACTGCACAACGGCACCGTCTACCGGTGGAATCGTCCCGTTTACGACGTCGCCGGTGGTCGGCCGCACCTGCGTGTCGAGAACCGGGTCCTGCCATCCGGCCCGACCGTCGCCGACACGCTCGCCAACGCGGCGTTCTACTTCGGACTGATCGGCCGGCTCGCCGACGAACCGCGGCTCTGGCACGATCTGGAGTTCGCCGACGCCGAAGCCAACTTCCGGGCCGGGGCCCGCGAAGGCATCGAAGCCCGGCTGACCTGGCCCGGCCGGGCTGCGACACCGGCCACCGAACTGGTCCGCGAAGTGCTGCTGCCGCTGGCCCACGCCGGGCTCGACCGGTTCGGGGTGCATCCGGCCCAGCGGGACCGGCTGCTCGGGATCATCGAGGACCGCTGCCGGACCCGGCGCAACGGGGCTACCTGGCAGACGGCCGCGGTCCGGGCCGCCGAGGGGCGGGGCCGGGACCGGGCCGCCGCACTGCGCGAGATGACCCAGCGGTACGTGGAACTTCAGCGCACCAACGAGCCGGTGCACACTTGGCCGGTCTTCTAG
- a CDS encoding YceI family protein, producing MTVSTREFEGLQIPAAGTYELDAAHKRVGFSVKHLMVSKVRGQFAEASATVVVGENPLDSSVTASIKTASVETGNVDRDGHLRTGDFFEAEKYPTIEYRSTGVKSHAGAEFVLNGELTIKGVTKPVELVVEFEGATTSPYGQHLFGFSAHTEIDREDWGLTYNMALETGGVMIGKKVKIEIEGEAILQQG from the coding sequence ATGACCGTCAGCACCCGTGAGTTCGAAGGTCTTCAGATCCCCGCCGCCGGCACCTACGAGCTGGACGCGGCGCACAAGCGGGTCGGGTTCAGCGTCAAGCACCTCATGGTCAGCAAGGTTCGTGGCCAGTTCGCTGAGGCCAGCGCCACTGTCGTCGTCGGTGAGAACCCGCTCGACTCCTCGGTGACCGCCTCCATCAAGACCGCGAGCGTCGAGACGGGCAACGTCGACCGCGACGGCCACCTCCGCACCGGCGACTTCTTCGAGGCCGAGAAGTACCCGACCATCGAGTACCGCAGCACCGGTGTGAAGTCGCACGCGGGTGCCGAGTTCGTGCTCAACGGTGAGCTGACGATCAAGGGCGTGACCAAGCCGGTCGAGCTGGTCGTCGAGTTCGAGGGTGCCACCACCAGCCCGTACGGGCAGCACCTCTTCGGCTTCAGCGCGCACACCGAGATCGACCGGGAGGACTGGGGCCTGACCTACAACATGGCCCTGGAGACCGGTGGCGTGATGATCGGCAAGAAGGTCAAGATCGAGATCGAGGGTGAAGCCATCCTCCAGCAGGGCTGA
- a CDS encoding MarR family winged helix-turn-helix transcriptional regulator, translating to MNTDLDDPRLTAVGLLAETYTGLMNRFAAQFEEHHLSQVEFEVLMRLARSPGNRLRMTDLAGQTTLSTSGVTRVVDRMERTGLVRREACPSDRRSSYAVITDVGTQRLDEVLPGHLELVQRWYVGLLPADRLTELLDSLRIVRDAVNPCAAAGSAETALPA from the coding sequence GTGAACACGGACCTGGACGACCCACGCCTCACCGCAGTCGGACTGCTGGCCGAGACCTACACCGGATTGATGAACCGCTTTGCCGCCCAGTTCGAGGAGCACCACCTCTCCCAGGTGGAGTTCGAGGTGCTGATGCGCCTGGCCCGCTCGCCCGGCAATCGGTTGCGGATGACCGATCTGGCCGGCCAGACCACCCTCTCCACCAGCGGCGTCACCCGCGTCGTCGACCGGATGGAGCGCACCGGCCTGGTCCGGCGGGAGGCGTGCCCGAGTGATCGGCGCAGTTCTTACGCGGTGATCACCGATGTCGGCACGCAGCGCCTCGACGAGGTTCTGCCGGGGCATCTGGAGCTGGTCCAGAGGTGGTATGTCGGGTTGCTCCCCGCCGACCGGCTGACGGAGTTGCTGGACTCGCTGCGCATCGTCCGCGACGCGGTCAACCCTTGCGCGGCTGCGGGCAGCGCGGAGACCGCACTGCCCGCCTGA